TTATGGCTTTCTTAAATTCCTGTCCGGCATTATTCCAATCACTCTGGTTTAGAAGTTCAATCCCCTTCTTATAATGACTAACCGCCTGTTCGTCTGTGAAGGAATATTGCTTTGCCGTAAAAAATAAGAAGAGTGCGATACTTAGAAATACTATTCTTATCGACATAAGTAACTCCTTCTGTTCTTGAAGCGGCTGAAATATATCGTGGCCGCAAACATTACCAATGATGGTGGATAATTTATCATTTCAAAAAGAGCGCCTTCCTCGTCTGCACAAACTCTCCAGCCGCAATCCGATAAAAGTACAATCCGCTTGATCTGGTGCCGGCGTCCCATATAACGGTGTATGTGCCAGGCGGTTTGTCCTGATCCACGAGCGTAGCGATTAGTTGTCCGAGAGGGTTGAAGATTTGCAATCGCACGTGGGCTTGCTTTGGGATGCTGTAGGAAATTGAGGTTGAGGGATTAAAAGGGTTGGGATAATTTTGATGAAGAGCATACTCAGCCGGTATTGAATTATTACCATCGTCCTTTACCGATGATACAATTCCGTTTCCGTCCGTCTTAACGAGATAAACTTCGGCGTTTCCAAATCCGAAAGGAAAAGTATATCCACCGATGGCGTATCCGCCATCTGACGTTTGCAAAACGCTTCTCGCGGTAATATCGGTGTACATTCTCGTCCAAACTACATCGCCCAGGGTGTTTATCTTGATCAGCGAACTGTTTCCGCTTGAACCAATGCTCCACGTGATGAAAATGAACCCGTTATCTGTTGTCTGCTCAATATCAAGGCTCCTATCAGCGCTGCTTGCGGTATAAATTCTTGTCCAGAGTACATCGCCCGATGAGTCAGTCTTGATGACGTATGAATGCTGATGGCTCTGGGCGGTACCGAGTGAATCAATCATTCCTGCGATAATAAACCCGCCATCCGAAGTTGATTCAATTGAGTTTCCAACCGTGAATCGGATTCCACCGCAAGTTTTCAACCATAGCTGCTTTCCCACAGCGTCTGTTTTGATGAGATACACAGTATAAGCGCTGTCACCAAATGACCAGCTACCTCCCGTGAAAACGTAACCACCATCCCTGGTTTGCAAGACAGAATACGCTACGTCATAGCTAGTGCCGCCATATGTTTTTGTCCAGAGAGTATCCCCTGACGCACTTGTCTTGATAAGGTAGGCATCGTACGACGTGACTGCTGACCAAGAGATTCCTGCAAGAATGAATCCTCCGTCGGAAGTTTGTCGAACACAATAACCTTGCTGCGCACCAATGTCACCAAACGATCTTGTCCAAATTGTGTCACCGATTGAATCTGTCTTGAGGAGATACGCCCCCTTTGAACCAACTTCAGAAGTCCCTGCTATGATATATCCACCATCGGATGTCTGGCGAACAGAATAACCTTGATCGTTGCTTACGCCGCCATAGGTTCTTGTCCAGAGAGTATCACCATTCGTTTTTGTTTTTATTAGGTAAACATCCCACTCGCCAGCACCGTATGATTGGGTAGCTCCTACGATGATATATCCCTTATCTGAGGTCTGCTGGACAGAGAAACCGATATCATCACCGGTACCGCCGTATGCCCTTTTGAAGGTGTTTTGAGCAGGCAAGGAAACAAATGTTATACCGAAGAGCAATATGAAAAGGTAGGAAGATTTCATTAATCGTTTTCCCGGGAAGGCTTTTATCCGATCACGTACGATGTCGTCGTCTCAATCCTTCGTGGTCTCTGCGACGACGCACTTAAGTGACAGATTACGGCGAAGAGGACGTTCTTAAGGATGCGAGCAGTTTTACGTAGGCCATAGCGCATACCTCCATTGAACGCGCATTAATGGAAAGTAAAGCTTTAAATGGGAAAAAAGCAATCGATCGGATCCGCGATCTCGGATATTGAAGTCGGATATGATTATCTCGTTGCGGGAATTGGATTTGTCTTCCAACTCTTATCGTTTTACCTAGGATTTTTACCGCCCCTCGACGGTCCTCATATGCGGCATTCCAGTAATTTGAAATACTTTGGAGACCTTCGCAACGCTTGCGACCGAATCGAATGGAACCTGGGCGTATAATTCTCCTACACCCGGGTATTGATCGACCTTCACTCCCAACGTCTTGAAGAATTTTAGAACTGCTTCATCGCACCCTTTTCTTGTATCACAGATATAGAGTCCGATTTTCGCCTTCGCCGCTAGGATTGAATCCAAAGCTGGTTTATCTAGTCCCCTGAGCCATATTTGAACGTGAATCAAACGCCTTGTTGAGTCGGTAGCCGGAATATTTGCATTCTCCAATTCCTTGATCTTTCTTAGCTGTCCGTCATCGATTTTCTGCAGATACAGAGGTAGCAAACTGCGTGCATGGTAGATTGAATCTCGCCTTCGCTCTAAATCTCGTGTCCCTTTTTCTTTCGAAGGCGCGCGTTTTTGCAGTGAATCATTCCACGCGTTAGAGTATTTAATTCCCTGGGGCTGCGATCCAGAGATATCATATAGGGGTGACGAAGCTAGGATTACAAATACAATATACCGGGATGATCGTTTCATGGTATTCTTAGTTATTCCCTCCCAACATTCCACCCAGATTGCCGAGCCCGTGTGAATGCAGAAATTAATTTTAGAATGACTTACCGCCGTCTGACGTATTGCACTCCTACCGCTTGTTAGATTTTCAAATCCTTCTTGAATGCATCTCTTAAAGCTAAGCGCCAAGGAAAGTATCGAAAAGCGGAGGAACTGTGAACGGGATGCTAGAGCGACAAGAGGGTCGCGGCGGTTGCGCATTTGGATTTCGTGCAGCGAATCAAGTGATGACAGTTTAAAAGTGCCAGTTCCCGGAGCCGAGTAGATTTGGTGGAAACAGGAAGAGGAGAACAAGACCCACGCCTGACGCGATACCGACTACGAGCAAGACCGTGTTGTTGCCGGAAACACTACTCACATCTATTTGCCTGATGCTTTCAACTGGGATCATCCCAATAAACCTCGACGGTACATGATTTGACTCCAACCGTCCAACACACCAAAGACCCGCGCCTTGCGCGGATGTGACGGTGAAGCAATCTGATTTCAGACATCGAATCTTTGAACCATCGGAAAGACCAAAATTGAAATAATACCTTTTTTCCTGTGAAACAAATCCAGTCGCCGACACTGAATCGATTTCGCTCGAATCAATGGTGACCGGTTGGATCGAACCTTTGAATGATTCACGTATACCGGCCTTTCTGTCAAATCGTTCTCCCACTTCTACATAGATAAAATCGGAGGGTTTCTTCACTTCGATATGATGGTACTCCTCGGACTCGATCCTAGAGCCATCCTTGAGCGTTACGAGAATGTTCTCATCTTCTTTAGGATGGCTTTGAAGTCTATCTTGCTCAGTCAGCGTAAAGGATGAGTAGCATCCTTCGAGCAGAAGTGAGGAGCAGAGAAGAATGCTAAGAAGATATTTCATTGCAAACCTCTCTTGATTTTCTGTAACCGACCTTCTGCAATCACTCGGCTTCGGACGCAGTAGGTTTCGTCACCGATTTGTAGCCGAACCTAACGGTTGCGCCATCTCTTCGCTTCCTTTATTTAGGATGAAAGCGAGGATAAGCAATCTGAGAATAGATGATGCAAGTCTATACGGGGGGCATATCAGGGTGATCATGGATTAACCTCATCTCTAGGATTAAGATTGCAACTGGGAATACTAGTGCGGCGGGCCAAATGGATGTGATTAGAATTCATTGGTTTTTCATCCGATGCTTCCTTTAGAGAGTATTTCATGTGAATACAGTTTGGTGAGGACCCACAACCTTGAGAAGTGACACGCCCCCGGGCGGTGAGCAGCGATATTGATTCATGCGAAGCGACCTATTGTCATGTTGGGCGCCCTTACGCAATATCCTGAACTTTACCCGGAAGCCATCTGAAAGTCACATTTCACGTAATACTTTATTTCCAATTCTGGAAATAGGCAACATATTTGGTCCTTGTTAGATTAACCTGATGCCTGCTATCCCCGGATTCTATTGTCGCACCCATGTTGTATCCGTCAAACCATTATTGGCTTCAAACCATTCGTCGCCGCTATTTGATGAACGAAAGACTCCAATTTTAGTCGCGACAAGAATAGGGCCATTAGGGGTAACAGCTAATACACTTAGACTGGTATCGGTCAACCCATAATTTGCTTTACTCCAATTCACTCCCTCATCTGATGAGCGGAACAAACCAATATGAGATGATGCAAAAATGAATCCATTTGCGCTCCGCTGCAAACCCGTAAAAGAACTGCCAAAATCTAGATAGAGCACTTTCGTCCAGCTAGTGCCGCCATTTGTGGATCGCCAAACGTAAGGATTACAACATGTGTATACAAAGATATCTCCATTGTCGGTTGCAACGAATCCTGTTATGGTAAGGGGCTGTGATCGCCAGACAGTTGTCCATGTGACGCCGTAATCCGTCGACGATATCGCGCTGTCTCCACGTTCCGCATAGAGTCTTTCGTTATTATCCACTCCAAAAATATTCTGAGAGACCCCTGGCCCCAATCGAACCCAAGAATTCCCGGCATCCGTGGAACGAAAAATCCCGTTCAAACCCGCACAATAGAGATTATGAGAATGCACCCATAATCGAGTGTAAGATCGAAAAGAACCACCTGGGGTAGGGGATACTAGAGTCCAATTCAGACCTTCATCCACGGACCGAAGAATTCCCGACCATTCACTCCCGTAACAGCCTTCAGTGCCACAGCTGGGGAACGAAAATGCAATTGTAAAAAAATAACCATTTGAATCCATCGCATCTATTCGGGTGATGTCGATTCCATCGTACTTACCAATCGCGAGCTTCCGCCAGTTGCTGCCATCATCGGTTGTTCGATAAATCGCTGATGAACTCGTGCAGTATCCATTTTCGATTGACCCGAAGGCAAATCCGGAAACTTCGACAGGAGTAAGAACTCGAACTGGTGGAATCATTGGCTCTTCCGGAGTCGTCGTTTTGCATCCCTCAGCACCTATGATGAGAAGCGACCAACTAGAAAGAATTATGATGACAACATATTTCATAATGTTTCCCTCAACATATATTGAGTATTCAACAAAACATATTCTTGGCATGCCAGCGCTTGAGCCAAGGACGGTCCCGATGCAACAGGGGGCAAAGGCTGTTTCAGATCTACCAATACCGCGAACATTTCTATCAAACATATCACC
This region of Bacteroidota bacterium genomic DNA includes:
- a CDS encoding T9SS type A sorting domain-containing protein translates to MKSSYLFILLFGITFVSLPAQNTFKRAYGGTGDDIGFSVQQTSDKGYIIVGATQSYGAGEWDVYLIKTKTNGDTLWTRTYGGVSNDQGYSVRQTSDGGYIIAGTSEVGSKGAYLLKTDSIGDTIWTRSFGDIGAQQGYCVRQTSDGGFILAGISWSAVTSYDAYLIKTSASGDTLWTKTYGGTSYDVAYSVLQTRDGGYVFTGGSWSFGDSAYTVYLIKTDAVGKQLWLKTCGGIRFTVGNSIESTSDGGFIIAGMIDSLGTAQSHQHSYVIKTDSSGDVLWTRIYTASSADRSLDIEQTTDNGFIFITWSIGSSGNSSLIKINTLGDVVWTRMYTDITARSVLQTSDGGYAIGGYTFPFGFGNAEVYLVKTDGNGIVSSVKDDGNNSIPAEYALHQNYPNPFNPSTSISYSIPKQAHVRLQIFNPLGQLIATLVDQDKPPGTYTVIWDAGTRSSGLYFYRIAAGEFVQTRKALFLK